From a single Solanum dulcamara chromosome 4, daSolDulc1.2, whole genome shotgun sequence genomic region:
- the LOC129884149 gene encoding uncharacterized protein LOC129884149: MMFIKIVIGRLFVNVVSAYAPHVGLDEEVKRLFWEDLDKVVRSIPSTEKIFIGGYFNGHMYTTSNGFDDIYGGFGFVERNGGGVSILEFAKAFELVIANSYFLKRDNKLVTFSSTIARTQIDCLLLQKGDRGIVKDCKVIPSENITTQHKLLVMDLEVKRDRLKKTLYDRPRIRWGG; the protein is encoded by the coding sequence ATGATGTTTATTAAGATAGTTATAGGCAGGCTTTTTGTGAACGTTGTTAGTGCGTATGCACCCCATGTGGGTCTGGATGAAGAAGTCAAAAGgctcttttgggaggatttggataaAGTAGTGAGAAGTATACCTAGTACTGAAAAGATTTTCATTGGTGGATATTTCAATGGTCATATGTATACAACTTCTAATGGTTTTGATGATATCTATGGAGGCTTTGGTTTTGTGGAAAGAAATGGCGGCGGGGTTTCTATCTTGGAGTTTGCCAAAgcttttgagttggttattgctaattcatattttttgaaGAGGGATAATAAATTGGTCACCTTTAGTAGCACGATAGCTAGGACTCAAATTGACTGCTTACTCCTCCAAAAGGGTGATAGAGGCATTGTTAAGGATTGCAAGGTTATTCCGAGTGAAAATATTACCACCcaacataagcttttggtgatggacttgGAAGTTAAGAGGGATAGGCTAAAGAAGACCCTTTATGATCGACCGAGGATTAGATGGGGGGGCTAA